The Natranaerovirga pectinivora DNA segment TAATGCATTTCTTAAATACTGATATTGAAATAAAGAATCAATAAAAAATCTTATATTCTCCATTAACCATTCACCGCCTTTAAGTTTTTTTGACTACAAAAAACGGCAGCCATGTCGTCATATGCTTTACAAAGATTATCTATACAAAATACTTCTTCTCTTTTTCCATAAGCTATTATTTTGTTTTTCATTAATATTAAACTGTCAAAGTAACTCTCAGCTTTAGATAAATCATGATGTACTACAAAAATCGTTTTACCATTATCTCTTAGTTTTTTTAGTAAATTCATTATCATATTTTCAGATATCACATCTATTGCAGCAAAGGGTTCATCTAAAAATAAAATTTCAGCTTCTTGAGCCAATGCTCTTGCTAAAAACACCCTTTGTTGTTGGCCTCCTGATAATTGACCAATTTGTCTGTGTCGATATTCTAACATCTCCACTTGTTGCAAGGCTTCTTCTACTATTTTACGATCTTTACCACTTGGCATCTTCCACCATGTCATATGTGGATAACGCCCCATCATTACCACGTCTTCAACTGTTACAGGAAAGTCTAAATCTATATTATTTCTTTGGGGTACATAAGCAATTTTTTTTCTCATCTTAATAACGGGTTGATCCATAACCTTGATTTTACCTTGATCAACTTCTAGTAATCCCATAATTGCTTTCATTAATGTTGATTTTCCCGCACCATTAGGTCCAATAATACCAATAATTTGTTTTGACACCATAGAAAAGGAAATATTTTCAAAAACTTTCTCGCCATCATAAGATACAGAAAGATTATTTACTTCTACAATTGTTTGCATCCTACCACTCCATTACATTTCAAAATTATTTAGAAGCGTTTATAATTTTTAAATGCGTCTAACTCTAATAATATTTTATGCCTTAACCTTTTTTTGGTGCTTGTACAATTTCACATTAATTATATTTAAACTAGTAGTTTAATAGTATATAAAAAGCTCAGATTCACCTTGAATCTGAGCTTTTTGCTATTTCTTTAAATATAGTTTTGAATAATCATTAAAACGCTTTAGAAATTCAGAATCTGCTTTCATAAAATTAACTAAGGCAGAAATAACTTTATATGTATTAAAACTAATACAATGCTCCATCATTTCCACATCTTTTTGCAGATTATCATTTGCTTGAATAAGATTTAAGAATTCCTTTACTGTATTATGTCTTTCATAAAAGAATTTTCCCAATTTTAGCCCTTTTTCCGTTAAAGAAATAACGCCATATCTTTCATATCTAAGGACTGATTTTTTATTTAGTTTTTGTACCATTTTTGTAACTGACGGAGGTTGGACATTCAATTTGTCTGCTAGATCGTTCACTCTTACATATCCAATATCTCTACTTAAACGATAAATCATTTCAAGATAATCTTCCATACTAGCAGATAACAGATCTTCTTCTATGTTTGCAATTTCATAACCTCTAGCTGTATGAAACTCTTCATAGTTATTTTTCATAATAGATCTCCATTACCATTATTC contains these protein-coding regions:
- a CDS encoding metal ABC transporter ATP-binding protein; translation: MQTIVEVNNLSVSYDGEKVFENISFSMVSKQIIGIIGPNGAGKSTLMKAIMGLLEVDQGKIKVMDQPVIKMRKKIAYVPQRNNIDLDFPVTVEDVVMMGRYPHMTWWKMPSGKDRKIVEEALQQVEMLEYRHRQIGQLSGGQQQRVFLARALAQEAEILFLDEPFAAIDVISENMIMNLLKKLRDNGKTIFVVHHDLSKAESYFDSLILMKNKIIAYGKREEVFCIDNLCKAYDDMAAVFCSQKNLKAVNG
- the mntR gene encoding transcriptional regulator MntR; the encoded protein is MKNNYEEFHTARGYEIANIEEDLLSASMEDYLEMIYRLSRDIGYVRVNDLADKLNVQPPSVTKMVQKLNKKSVLRYERYGVISLTEKGLKLGKFFYERHNTVKEFLNLIQANDNLQKDVEMMEHCISFNTYKVISALVNFMKADSEFLKRFNDYSKLYLKK